In Spirosoma pollinicola, the genomic window TTTCAGTACGGTTTGATATTTTTGAATAGTTCGGCGTTCTAGGTGTTTACCCGTTTCAATGTTCACCCGGTTAGGCGCAGATTCAATAAAGTCAGCTATAAATGTAAATAAGGCAGGTTCAGTTGGCTCGATTGGTGCTACTTCAACAATGGGATTCAGGTAAGAATCTATTTGAGCCTTTACAGTCTCTTTAGTCAAACTGCGGGTAGAACGTAAGTCTATAATGATACTGTCAATACTTTTTTGTGTATTATCTAAATATGTGTTGATTTTGTCTTTATCTGTGGCATCGAGTACATTTTTTACTCGTTGCTTGCTTTCGTTCCAATGAGCAGGAACGACTTTGAAGCCAGTGCCAATATTAATGCGCTGGTTCTCGAACCTAACAACGCAGTTTATAGGTGTAGATGTCTTTGCATTAGGGTCTCTTAATAAGTAGTTGACGTGTGAATCTGATTTCCGGGCCATATACAGAGTTAATTAATTCCGTACACCAAATGTACGGCTGTGTACGGTTATGTGTACGGAATAGCTTAATTTATTTTAATTCACCCTTATCTCAATTTACTTGTAAAAAGATGAAAATCCCCATTTAAAGTTAAATAGGGCCATTTTTAGTCGTTTTTGACACTATGGTTAAAAGTTAAAATTAAGTAGGGGATAGTCCAGCTCCCGCTACTAAGCTAAAAGTCAATCACTTGTTCATCAAGAGGTTGACTTTTTTCGTTTTTAAATAGGGTCGGATTCGGGGATGAACTTGATTATTCTGCCAATGAGCACAGGGAATAATGAATTGGTAGTGGCTTAACTGCGTTGGTCGGCGAAAAAAGCGGATTTATATGTAGGCTGATTATCGTATCATGGACCGTGACTTTTTTGAGAAGCAAATGGTTCGGCAAGCCAGTCTTTTTAGCGTGTTCGAAGAGCAAGATGTTTTTGGCTCAGAGTTAGGCGGATGGGTCCGGCGAAAAAAATGATAAATAATCTAACTCTATTTCGAGGAGCACAATAAAATTAGTTAAGCATCGTTTTAGGTCTATTAGATAACTTTGAAAGCCCTGTCGGTCCAACCGATGGGGCTTTTTCATGTCTCCCCAACCCTTATCTTTATGGCTATGGAAGATGCTTCAACTCCATTACCCACCCCGCCCGATTCGCTAGCCACTCAGAGACAACAGGTGGAGGCAGCCTCTGATTTCCTGTCCATCTGTGATCGGTTATCCACGGGCTATGATAGTGGTTATTATTGGGAAGATGTGCAACGCGCACTTCGGATTGCCGCTGGCCTGGAGAAGTGGCCCGAGTAAATCCGACTCTTGCAGACATGATATTGTAGATAATTGACTGGTCAACGACTCCAAAATCCCCAGTTACTCCATAAAACAGGCCGTATAAAAGATAATAGGTCCATTAGGTCGGAAATGCCTCGTTCCAGCAACTACACCATTAGGTTAGTTGGTTATTTTTGTATTATTGTGTGAAATAAAAGTAGTATTTGTTGATAGAGTGCTACCTATGATCTAGAGTAAATTTTAGGTTAACTCAACGTAATCTTTATGAATCACATCTTTACATTCCTACATAGTAGGGAGTATTGTTGTTACGCTCTATTATTCCTGAGCCTTATTAGTTTTAATACCCCGTTGCTGGCCAACAAACGGGATATTAACAACGGATTAGCCGCTGACCGATCTGTTACAGGTATAGTAGTCGATGCTAAGAACCAGGCACTGCCCGGTGTGAACATAGTAATAAAAGGCAATTCAAAGGGCACTACAACCGATGCCAATGGCCGCTTTCAACTGAGTATTCCCGACCAGGGAACCATTCTTCAATTTTCGTATATAGGCTACGTTACGCAGGAAGTTACAATCGGCAATCAAACCGACGTAAACGTAACGTTACTTGAGGATACCAAAACACTCGATGAAGTAGTTTTCGTTGGCTATGGAACACAAAAGAAAGCCGACTTGACTGGTGCTGTTTCGACGGTTACGTCGAAAGATATTGGCCGATTGCCGGTGGGTGGTATTGATCAGGCGTTGCAGGGAAAAGCCGCCGGGGTGCGGGTAACGCAGTCCTCGGGTCAGCCGGGAGAAGCGGTGTCGATTCGTATCCGGGGCGTTGGGACGATCAATGATAATAGTCCGCTTTTTGTCATCGACGGCGTACCGACCAAAGATCCGGGCAGTCTGCTGAATCCGAACGATGTCGAAAGTATGTCGGTATTAAAAGACGCATCGTCAGCCGCGATCTACGGAGCCCGGTCGGCAAACGGTGTCGTTGTTGTGACGACCAAGCGTGGCAAATCCGGGGCTCCGCGAATTTCCTTTAACAGCTATACAGGGGTTCAGCAACATGGGCGATTGATTCCAATGGCCAACACCGCCGACTATGTGAGGCTATATAACGAAGCGGCAAACACCGACAACGCGGCCATCGGCGATCCTACCCTGTTTCGAAAACTCATCACGGCGGACCCAAATTCACTACCGAATACCGACTGGCAGCGCGCTATTTTTCGCACCGCTCCCATTCAGAATTACCAGTTGTCAATCAGTGGGGGCACCGATCGGTCGCACTACCTGATTTCGGGAAACTACTTCGATCAGCAGGGTATTATCCTGAACTCAGGCTACAAACGCTACGCACTACGGACGAGTTTAGATACGGATATTAAGGGTAAACTGAAGATTGGGACGAATATAAACATGACTTATTCGAACCGCAGCATTGTGGGTAGCTCAGGCGACGGCTATGGGGGTAATGGGGGGAGTATTGTTCGATATGCACTGTTTCATACGCCTGCCGTTTCTGTTTACGACTCGACAGGAAATTTCACTGATTTACCCGCACGCCCTGACCTATACGGCGATGGGTATAACCCGGTTGGGCTGGCCAGTAAGCAGGATAATAAGCAGAATCAATATCGAGTCTTTGGAAACCTGTTTGCCGAGTGGCAGATTACGAAAGAGCTGCGTTTTCGTTCAGATGGGGGCCTGGATATCAGTGTTGTCAATCAGAAAATTTACAACGAAAACTGGGGGACAAATGGACGCATCAACAGTCCTGCTACGCTGAGCGATCACATAAGCACCAGCACGAATCTGAACTGGAATAATACGCTGAACTACACCCATACCTTTGGCCTGAAACACGACCTGTCAGCCCTGTTGGGGATGGAAGCCATTCAAAATATTGGTCGCGATCTGACCGGCTCCGACCGGAATTTTATTGACCAGGACCCCAACCTGCGCTATCTCGGTCGGGGTAACGATCCGCTGGGCCGTTCAGCTTCGGAAGGCGATCAGCGCTGGAAACTGCTTTCGCAATTTTTCAGACTCAACTACGCCTATCAGAATAAATATCTGGTAACGGTCAACGTTCGGCGGGATGGCTCCTCGCGCTTTTCGCCCCAGAATCGTTACGCTACGTTCCTTTCGGGCTCCGTTGGCTGGAACATTGATCAGGAAGCCTTTTTTCAGCCACTCACTAATGTCGTGTCGGCGTTGAAAGTGCGGGCCAGTATTGGGCAGTTGGGGAATCAGGACATTGGCAATTATCCCTACGCGTCCATTGTCGGGAGTGGCTACAACTACCCGCTGGGAAGTCCGCAGCAGACCAATAACGGCTACGCGATCACAAGTCGGGGCAATTCGACTGTGAAATGGGAAGCCTCGACCCAAACAGATGTTGGTATTGATGCCGGGTTCTTTCAGAATAAATTACAATTGAATATCGACTATTTCATCAAGACGACCTCGGATATGCTGGTGCCGATTCCAGTGCCGCGTTCGGGTGGTACGTCGGGGGTGCCGTATGTTAATGCAGGTCGCGTCGAAAACAAAGGGCTCGAAATCGATCTGACGTATCGGAACCGGGTTGGAGCGGTGAGTTTCGACATAACAGCCAATGGATCGTTTATACGCAATAAAGTAACCTCGCTCAGCGATGGTCGACCCATTCCGGGTGGCCGAATTGACAATGGCATATTCGGTACGTTAACGGAGCCGGGTTACCCGATTGGCTCCTTTTATCTGCTAAAGCAAACAGGCATTTTTCAGACCAAAGAGGAACTGTTCACCAGTGCCTTTCAGGGAAATAACATTCAGCCGGGCGACGTAAAGTTCGCCGATATGAATGGGGATGGAATTATTGATCAGAATGACCGGTCGCACGTGGGTAGCCCGATTCCAACGCTGCTATACGGCTTTACGGCTAATGTGCAATGGAAAGGGTTCGATCTGTCGGCGTTTTTTCAGGGCGTATCGGGCAATAAAATTTACTATCAGGTGGCTACCGATATTGAAGGCTTTTATCGGGCATTCAATGTCACTCAGCGTGTGGTCGATCAGCATTGGACCGGCGAAGGTACCAGCAGTACCCAGCCGCGTGTGTCGTGGCGGGGAGCTGCCAATAATAAGCAGCCATCAACGCGCTTTCTGGAAGATGGGGCCTATACACGGCTGAAAAACCTGCAGGTCGGTTATACGTTGCCTGCCAAGATCAGTCAGAAAATCGGCTCATCTATGGTGCGTATCTACGTAGCGGGGCAAAACCTGCTGACGTTCACAAAGTATCCGGGCCTTGATCCTGAGCAGCAAACGAGCGATAACGTCAATAACGAACAGTTTCGGGGCGACGTAGCGGTTGGCATCGACTGGGGAACCTACCCGAGTGCGAAGACGTACACCGTGGGATTAAATGTTAGTTTTTGAACGTAACGTTATGAAGAGAATTTATCCATTCCTGCTTAGTGCTGGCCTGCTGGCACTAACACTGGACGGCTGTAAAAATTATCTGGACGAACAATTGCTCGGTAATTATTCTGACGGTGCCTTTTACAAGACACAGGCGCAGGCAATTCTGGCAATCAATGCGGCTTACACACCCCTGACATTTTCGAGTGATCGCAATCGGTTATGGGTCTTTGGCGACGTAGCGTCTGATGATGCGGCTAAAGGTGGTGATCCTGGCGATCAGGCAGATATCGGTTTAATCGACGATTTTCAGATTTATCCCAGCAACGGGCCCGTTGAGTCGCAGTGGGGCGAAATGTACGAAGGCATTTATCGGTGCAACCAGATTCTGGCACGGGTTCCCGCCATCAACATGAGTGCAACTGTGCAGAATCGTATTTTGGGTGAAGCCCGATTTCTGCGGGCGCTGTATTATTTCTATTTAGTGAATATTTATGGCCCAATACCCCTTTTGCTGGAGCCAAAAAACGCCGACCAACTCCAGATTACCCAATCGCCGGTAGCCACGATTTATGAACAGGCTATTGAGCCGGATTTGCAGGAAGCCATCAAAAATCTACCTGCTGCCTATACCGGAGCGGATGTAGGCCGGGCAACCAGGGGCGCTGCTACCGCCCTATTAGCGAAAGCGTATCTGTACGAGAAAAAATGGCAGCTGGCGGCTACGACTGCCGCTCAGGTGCAAGCCATTGGGAATTACTCGCTGTTGCCCGTGTTCTCGCAGAATTTCGATCAGACTCATAAGAACAGTGTCGAAACTGTTTTCGCCGTCCAGCATTTAACAGGTCAGGTGCCCTTTACCGGCAATCGGCTGAATCAATGGTTTGCGCCCCGTCCAAACGAAAACGGCTATTTTTTCAATGCGCCAACAGCCGGTTTCGTCAATGAGTTTGAGAAAACGAGTGCGGGCGTTGTTGATCCCCGGCTCGATTATACGGTTGGCCGTGCGGGAAAAAATTGGGTGAATGGCCAACCGTTTGATCCGGCCTGGTCGCCAACGGGTTATCTGACTAAAAAACACGAGCAGCCGTTGGCCGAAATTCCGCCTAGCACGAAAGGCGATGGCAATTTGAACTACGTAGCGATTCGCTTCGCAGACGTTTTGTTGTGGCAGGCCGAAGCGCTCAATGAGTTAGGGCGCCCGGCTGAAGCGCTGCCACTGCTCAATCAGGTCAGGAAGCGGGCGCGGGAAAGCTACCTCAATGACCCAACCTTGAGTACTTCCGTATCAGGAACGCCGGGTTCTGGAACAGCCGTGGCAACTATTCCGGCAGGTTTGCTGCCCGACGTAACAAACACGAGCCAATCGAGCCTTCGCGATGCGATCTACCACGAACGGCGGGTTGAGCTTGGTCAGGAGTTTCACCGGTTCTTCGATCTGATGCGCTGGGGCAAAGACTATGCTCAAAATGCACTACGTGACAAGACATCATTCACCTACGATGTCAACCGCTATTTCCCGATTCCTCAGAGTGAACGGGATACCAACAAAGCTTTAAATTTTTGAATGGATAATGTACAATGGAGAGTGAAAATCTACTGATAGTCAAAAAGTTGTACATTATTCATTATCAATTAATTAAACCTTTTTACCAATTACTTTAACTCACAAACCAATGAAAAACAATTCATTTTCTGTTCGCTCGTTACTGAGCGTAATTATGGCTTTTATGCTACTGTTGGTCTTATTTGACGCTTGTAAAAAAACGGATGACCCCGTTGTTGTAGTTGTAGATAAGACAAAGCTCAAAGCCCGCTTAGACAGCGCCAATGCAGGGTATGCGCTAGCTGTTGAAGGAACACAAGTTGGTCAATTTGAAGCCGGTTCCAAAGCCGTATTCAAGACGGCTATCGACGCGGCTACAACGGTAAATAACAGCACAAGTGCCTCGCAGTCAGATGTTAATAATGCGTATACAAACCTGGGGCAGGCCGGACTTCTCTTTCTAAGCAAGCAGGTTCAGCAAATTGCGCCCCAGAATCTGGTGCTTTACCTGAAGATGGATGGTGACACGAAAGATGCGTCGGGTAAAGGATTGGATGGATCACTAAAAGCCGGTGGTGCGCAATGGGGAGCGGGTACGCCGACGTTGACAAAAGATCGATATGGCGTTGATAATAAAGCCTATCACTTCTTCAAGGGCGGTAATATCGAAGTGCCTTACAACACGGTTATAAATCCAGCTAAAGAAATTACGGTTAGCGTGTGGGCACGTATGGATTCCAATTCGGTCGCGGGCAATAATTACATATTGGGCCTGAATCGCTGGAATGGCTATAAATTAAACATTCAGCAGGCCAATTATGCCTTCTTTACACTCAAGACGACGACCGGCATCATTGACCATGACAACGCCGATCCAAAATTGGACCTGAATAAATGGTATCATATTACGGTGACCTATAAAGCAGGTAACATGAACTTCTACCTCAATGGGACATTAACGAAAAACTGGCCTAATTTAACGGGTGATCCAGTGGCGGTGAAGAGCACGATTAATTTAGCGATTGGCCAGGATTTGCCAACGAGTCTGTATCAGAATAACGAGGCAAATGATGCAGATGGAAATAACTTCAATGGCCCCTGGGGTGGGTACTTCCGTGGCGACTTAGATGAAGTTCGCATCTACAATGTTGCGCTGAGCGACACGCAGGTAAAATCTCTCTATACTGCTGAGAAGCCGTAATGATTTCTTTGCATGATTAAAACCTCCCCGGCTCCCTTTAGGGGGCGGGGGAGGTTTTAAATGACTTCTTTGGTTCCTTCCAATGCCCAAACTATCCATTCTGCTTTGTTTACTCGGGCTGACTGCCTGCAACCACGAACAGGCGACAAACCGTTCGCTTACGTTCTGGTGCTCCAACAATGCAGGAGAAATTGCGTTTGCAAAAAACTTCACGGATCAATGGCAGAAGCAGCGTCCTGATAAGCCGTTACATTACCAGCCTATTCCAGAAGGACAGTCGAGTGAAGAGATCATTCTGGCATCGGTGGTGGGCAAAACTACCCCCGATATTTACGCCAATATGTGGCAGGGTAGTGTGGAGATGTACGCCAAAGCGAATGTTTTAATCCCGTTAGACACACTAACCGGTTTTCGGGAGTTCATCATGGCTCGCTGTGATAGTGCCGTCATTCGGGAAATAACATCGTCGGATGGGCATATTTATCAGGTGCCCTGGAAAGTGAACCCGATTATGCTGGTCTCGAATACCCTCGCTATGAATGACCTGAATAACGCACAGCCGCCCTATACCTATACAAAGTACCTCAATGCCGGGCGTCAGTTTACTCAGGATAAGAATGGCGATGGCTATGTTGATCAATGGCTGGGTTATACGGAAGTGAAAGCTATCTGGTATGAACGGCTCTTCAATTTCTATCCGCTTTATCTGGCAGCTTCTAACGGCGCTCCACTTATTGTCAACAATCGGGGACGTCCATCCCGGGCCGCCTTCAATAACCAATACGCTGTGGAGGTATTTCGGTTTTTACAGACGTTGTACAAAGACGGTTATTTCGCGAAAGAGAGGCTTTCGGCCACCCGTGACCCGTTTTTGGCAAAGCGTATTGCCTCGCAGTTTACCGGTCCCTGGACGGTCGGTTTCCTGGAGAAATTTAAAGATCCTGGTTTCGAGTATGGCACGTATGCCATGCCTGTTCCAGACAATCATCGGGGGCCTGCCTATACGTATGGTGATCCCAAAAACATTGTTATTTTCAACACCTGCCGTGATCCGCAGGCCGCCTGGGAATTTGTAAAAACACTCGTCGACAAGCCCGGCGATTTGCAACTAATGGAATTAACGGGTCAGTTTCCACGTCGGAAAAACGTCGATACGGACCCGTATTTTGCCTCCTTCCTAACAAAAAATCCCCGTCTGCTTCCCTTTGCCAAACAGGCCCGCTATATCAAAGGCGTGGATAACTCGGAGGTAATTGTGGAAGTCTTTGATATTATCTCGCAGGAATACGAAGCCTGCGTAATTTTCAATAAAAAAACACCCGAAGCCGCCATTGCCGACGCAGCTAAAGCGGTGGATGTATTATTAATGAGTGAAAGAGTGAAAGAGTGAAAGTGCGCAAAAAGACCAGATGGTTTTCGCACTTTCACTCCGCTCCGGCGGCCCGGTTTCGCACTTTCACTCTTTACATTCTATGAAAAAGTGGACGCCCTATCTTCTTGTTTCGCCTTACATCCTGCATTTCGCGGTGTTTGTGGCATTCCCTGTCGTATTCTCAGTAGTGCTGACGTTTCATAGCTGGAACATCATTTCACCCATGCAGTACATTGGGCTGGCCAACTACGAACACCTTTTCAAAGACCGGTTGTTCTGGCAGGCGGTCTGGAATACGGTACGTTTCCTGCTGGTACATATTCCGTTGCAAATTTTTGTAGCACTGATATTGGCCGAGTTGCTGAACCGAACAGTACGTGGTGCATCGTTTTTTCGGGCGGCTTTTTTCCTGCCGGTAATCGTGTCGGGTGTGGTCGTTACGATTTTGTGGCAGCAACTATTAAGCTACAATTCGGGAATTTTGAATCGATTGCTGACGGCCATGAGTGTGCCCCGTGTCGCCTGGCTCGACGATCCGGCGGTGGCGATGTATTCCATTGCTGTGATGGCGACCTGGAAAAACGTTGGGCTGTACGTTATTCTGTTTCTGGTTGGATTGCAATCTGTGCCGATGCAGTATTACGAAGCTGCCGATCTCGAAGGAGCTACCAACTGGCAGAAGTTTCGGTTCATAACGTTGCCGATGATCAACCCAACAATTTTTACCGTCGTCGTCCTCTCGACAATCAGTGGATTTTCGCTCTTTGTCGAGCCATACATCATGAC contains:
- a CDS encoding SusC/RagA family TonB-linked outer membrane protein, which gives rise to MNHIFTFLHSREYCCYALLFLSLISFNTPLLANKRDINNGLAADRSVTGIVVDAKNQALPGVNIVIKGNSKGTTTDANGRFQLSIPDQGTILQFSYIGYVTQEVTIGNQTDVNVTLLEDTKTLDEVVFVGYGTQKKADLTGAVSTVTSKDIGRLPVGGIDQALQGKAAGVRVTQSSGQPGEAVSIRIRGVGTINDNSPLFVIDGVPTKDPGSLLNPNDVESMSVLKDASSAAIYGARSANGVVVVTTKRGKSGAPRISFNSYTGVQQHGRLIPMANTADYVRLYNEAANTDNAAIGDPTLFRKLITADPNSLPNTDWQRAIFRTAPIQNYQLSISGGTDRSHYLISGNYFDQQGIILNSGYKRYALRTSLDTDIKGKLKIGTNINMTYSNRSIVGSSGDGYGGNGGSIVRYALFHTPAVSVYDSTGNFTDLPARPDLYGDGYNPVGLASKQDNKQNQYRVFGNLFAEWQITKELRFRSDGGLDISVVNQKIYNENWGTNGRINSPATLSDHISTSTNLNWNNTLNYTHTFGLKHDLSALLGMEAIQNIGRDLTGSDRNFIDQDPNLRYLGRGNDPLGRSASEGDQRWKLLSQFFRLNYAYQNKYLVTVNVRRDGSSRFSPQNRYATFLSGSVGWNIDQEAFFQPLTNVVSALKVRASIGQLGNQDIGNYPYASIVGSGYNYPLGSPQQTNNGYAITSRGNSTVKWEASTQTDVGIDAGFFQNKLQLNIDYFIKTTSDMLVPIPVPRSGGTSGVPYVNAGRVENKGLEIDLTYRNRVGAVSFDITANGSFIRNKVTSLSDGRPIPGGRIDNGIFGTLTEPGYPIGSFYLLKQTGIFQTKEELFTSAFQGNNIQPGDVKFADMNGDGIIDQNDRSHVGSPIPTLLYGFTANVQWKGFDLSAFFQGVSGNKIYYQVATDIEGFYRAFNVTQRVVDQHWTGEGTSSTQPRVSWRGAANNKQPSTRFLEDGAYTRLKNLQVGYTLPAKISQKIGSSMVRIYVAGQNLLTFTKYPGLDPEQQTSDNVNNEQFRGDVAVGIDWGTYPSAKTYTVGLNVSF
- a CDS encoding RagB/SusD family nutrient uptake outer membrane protein; this translates as MKRIYPFLLSAGLLALTLDGCKNYLDEQLLGNYSDGAFYKTQAQAILAINAAYTPLTFSSDRNRLWVFGDVASDDAAKGGDPGDQADIGLIDDFQIYPSNGPVESQWGEMYEGIYRCNQILARVPAINMSATVQNRILGEARFLRALYYFYLVNIYGPIPLLLEPKNADQLQITQSPVATIYEQAIEPDLQEAIKNLPAAYTGADVGRATRGAATALLAKAYLYEKKWQLAATTAAQVQAIGNYSLLPVFSQNFDQTHKNSVETVFAVQHLTGQVPFTGNRLNQWFAPRPNENGYFFNAPTAGFVNEFEKTSAGVVDPRLDYTVGRAGKNWVNGQPFDPAWSPTGYLTKKHEQPLAEIPPSTKGDGNLNYVAIRFADVLLWQAEALNELGRPAEALPLLNQVRKRARESYLNDPTLSTSVSGTPGSGTAVATIPAGLLPDVTNTSQSSLRDAIYHERRVELGQEFHRFFDLMRWGKDYAQNALRDKTSFTYDVNRYFPIPQSERDTNKALNF
- a CDS encoding LamG domain-containing protein, with the protein product MKNNSFSVRSLLSVIMAFMLLLVLFDACKKTDDPVVVVVDKTKLKARLDSANAGYALAVEGTQVGQFEAGSKAVFKTAIDAATTVNNSTSASQSDVNNAYTNLGQAGLLFLSKQVQQIAPQNLVLYLKMDGDTKDASGKGLDGSLKAGGAQWGAGTPTLTKDRYGVDNKAYHFFKGGNIEVPYNTVINPAKEITVSVWARMDSNSVAGNNYILGLNRWNGYKLNIQQANYAFFTLKTTTGIIDHDNADPKLDLNKWYHITVTYKAGNMNFYLNGTLTKNWPNLTGDPVAVKSTINLAIGQDLPTSLYQNNEANDADGNNFNGPWGGYFRGDLDEVRIYNVALSDTQVKSLYTAEKP
- a CDS encoding extracellular solute-binding protein, with amino-acid sequence MPKLSILLCLLGLTACNHEQATNRSLTFWCSNNAGEIAFAKNFTDQWQKQRPDKPLHYQPIPEGQSSEEIILASVVGKTTPDIYANMWQGSVEMYAKANVLIPLDTLTGFREFIMARCDSAVIREITSSDGHIYQVPWKVNPIMLVSNTLAMNDLNNAQPPYTYTKYLNAGRQFTQDKNGDGYVDQWLGYTEVKAIWYERLFNFYPLYLAASNGAPLIVNNRGRPSRAAFNNQYAVEVFRFLQTLYKDGYFAKERLSATRDPFLAKRIASQFTGPWTVGFLEKFKDPGFEYGTYAMPVPDNHRGPAYTYGDPKNIVIFNTCRDPQAAWEFVKTLVDKPGDLQLMELTGQFPRRKNVDTDPYFASFLTKNPRLLPFAKQARYIKGVDNSEVIVEVFDIISQEYEACVIFNKKTPEAAIADAAKAVDVLLMSERVKE
- a CDS encoding carbohydrate ABC transporter permease, coding for MKKWTPYLLVSPYILHFAVFVAFPVVFSVVLTFHSWNIISPMQYIGLANYEHLFKDRLFWQAVWNTVRFLLVHIPLQIFVALILAELLNRTVRGASFFRAAFFLPVIVSGVVVTILWQQLLSYNSGILNRLLTAMSVPRVAWLDDPAVAMYSIAVMATWKNVGLYVILFLVGLQSVPMQYYEAADLEGATNWQKFRFITLPMINPTIFTVVVLSTISGFSLFVEPYIMTQGGPMNTTLSAVMYIYRQAFQFYHMGYSATLGFCFALIILFVVVIQRRYVEQEV